A stretch of DNA from Odontesthes bonariensis isolate fOdoBon6 chromosome 2, fOdoBon6.hap1, whole genome shotgun sequence:
ataaacccTTACGTGTATCTGTAAATCGGCCagtaccatttttttttataaagacaAGTTACTTAATTGTACTTTATATCTTGCAATTCATGTAGAAATTGTTTCATTTGGATACAGAGCTGTACatttaaacattaaaaacagtcttattttatttattaattatatTATTGCCAATCTGTTGTTAATCCGATTCGATAGGAGACAAGGGTCCAAGGAAACAAGGTTTTGGTATGTGAACCCACTGCTTGTCTCATTCCACAGCTTCCATTGTGGAGCTAGAAAACCGGCACCTGCTGGAAAATTCTCCCAGTTTCTGTGGACTAGATGAGGAAAAAACAATTTGCCATTTGTTTTATCAGTGTATGTACACTAAACTATTTCAGGTGGACGTCTACCCTTATAAATATGAAGACTTTTATAATCTGAAGACCAGAAGGACAAAGATTGTGACAAAGAAACTGATCATTCAAAAGTCTTCTTGAAATGCCTCTGCTGGTGTAGCCTTATATGGAGCTTTGTAGATTatttaaaatatacatttatttgcttttataTAATGTAATCAATTAATTTTATATAATCGTCAGATTTTTTATTCCATTTATTGTAAAATTATATACATTTGACTGTTTATAGCACTTTCTCACATCTTATATATTTGAATAGCAAGAAAAGTTTATatttcacagaaaaagaaatcaaaagaaATATTTAAAAGATATTCAGACAACCAAACCAGCGAAAGAAGACATGATTCAAGTCTGACAACCAAAATCATCTTTCATAATATCTGTTCTCACAATACCTCTCAGCTCTGTCCCTTTGGTCTTGGTTAGTGATTAGTACTTAAGTGGTGGTAGCTTAAACTTTAAACCCTcaggacatgaaaaaaaatcaaattacaggtataataaatgtaaaagaaagCAAGTCTCAACTGAGCAGGTTTTGTGCTGGTGTTGAAGGTGACCCAAGTGTCCTAACAGTAAAAGCTAACACTTATATGAAGGCAGGTGGCtgaaaattttttattttagaactacatatatatatatatatatcaaatacaAAGAGAGAGGCTGACATTTGATTGGATTGGATTTACATCAGTGTTACAGTCATAATAATTATAACCTCGTATTTCTTTCTGTGCTTTCTTTCTATTTTAAGTAccaaataatacatttaaagcAAGAGCTGCCTTTAAAAAGACCTAAATCCGATTATTGTTCTGAGGTTTGTGTGACAACCCTGTAATACAATTGTTCAAGGTGCTTAGCAGGTAGATTATTTCACTTGACAGATTTGTCTTGAGGTatcttctgtctctttgtgtaATCCCAGATTGAGACAATCGTGTTGAGGTCAGGGCTCCGTAACTGCCGGACCTTCTGCTGCAGGATCCCTTGTGCAACCATCCATTAAAAATAGGTCTTTATAATTCTTCTTATGTTCTGAATGATTATGATCATTTTGATAATAATGATAGTGATGCAAAGAACATGGATAAAAACAGTATTTTACATCCATCCTTTGTAATATGTAACGTGTAGACACAGCACAATCATATGTTTATATATTGATCATCTTATAACAGGTTTTTCAGATACATTTATCTCATTGGAGCGACACCTTTTCATGGCGGAGATGGGGATCCATCCATATTACCTCTGGGCCAAATCAAAAACAGGGATGGTGGCTGCTTGCTTGTGTCCTTCAGGGTACATTGAAATGATAGCATAGATTCCCATGTTAATAAACATGAGTTAGTTACAAAACCTTTCCCAACTGCATTTTATAAGGCTAAGAAATGCATTTGCGTCTCTTGTCCAGTAGGTGGCAGCAAACGCACCTATCTCTGTCGCCTGCCTGCGGATTGATACCTGTTCAACTGTTTAAGATGGAGATAAGCAACCGTTGACGTTTTTCACACATGGTCTGCGCATAGAAGAAATAAAATCATATGAGTGAAGTACATTTTTTCATAGTAATCATACTTCCCTTTTCAGAAACTGggtggtttacaaatcccagaacggtttaggcccaaaatacatctgtgatatgttcagagaatataaaatCAGCAGaactcttagatccaaggactcaggtcagctggtccagtccagagtccagactaaacatggagaagcagcatttagctgttatgctgcaaacaagtggaacaaactgccagtggagattaaactctcaccaaatgtagacatttttaaatccaggttaaagacatttcttttctcatgtctatgcatgaaatatgcacgatatcttttgcttgtttttaaattaatttaaattattttacttgtttctctttatattcttttatgtgtttttaatgcttcttccactccctgctgcaatgcttttattttatgtaaagcacttttaacttttttctacattaaatgcgctatacaaataaatttgatttgatttgatttgattcgattTGTTTCTGCAGCTAAACACATTTTAAGAGGTCAAAGAAGTATCCTTCACTTAAGGATTAAATTCTTAAGTGGGGATGTTTTGTACATGCATGCCTCGTCTCAATGTCTACATGCTCTTGATATCTCGGGGGATCTCTCACCCATCACTGTTCTTTATACCAACGTGTTGGATGATCCTCCTCGTCAATACGTAGGCTAAGAAACTGGCATGTTCTTGTTTAAAAGGCTGTTCTTGGTCTACTTCTATCTCACCTCTCGAACTTCCTCCACCTGAAGATTTCAGGGCCTTGTAGCCTTCGTTCacaggaattttttttattattccaaGGGTACGAACTGAGCTTTCATGTATGCTGCTTCCTATGCCTGGAACGAACTGCAAAAAGACTTAAAGCTTAACGCTCCAAGTTAACGCTTTGAGGTTATTGAGATTATTAGAAACGTTGAATCACCGGTTAACTATTTACCAAATGCCAAAGGTcgtttttcacacattttcagtccagtcttcgttcctgaccattttcagagtaatgtgtttttttatttagcttgtttaagccacttaacactgacctttgaatcattcaagcataaaagtcccctaactcaagggatgaaccggTGTTGTGTCGACACAAAActgacaacttagcaaagaactaATTTCAAATGGTATCTTTAAGCAATTTGTTACtaatcatttgttcccatttcttttgtttcatCTACAAAAAAGTTCTAGTGGTAACACAGTTTTACAAGTTAAAGcagtttttctaattgtactgtatgaactttaacctttaacatgctaactggggcctgtggagtctgagatgtaggcTATCTCTTGGGTTTTTGgtagtttctctgagcattgcatggTCTGACCTTGGGATGAACCTCCACTCCTGAGAAGATTAACAGCTGTCTCAAATGTTTTCCACATCGGGAGTAATCGTTCTGTCTGTAGAATGATGTATAATGATGTATGACTATGAAACGACCTTGTagcccagattgatgggcagcaacagtctCATGTAAAATGAAACAGCAGTTTCATGTAAATTGTCTAAGGAATTTAACCAACCTGAGGAAAAGCTATGCTTGGTTATGGTAAAGAATAAGCGTATTATGAGTTTAGTAAATAAACGCTGGACGGTTGTTGGATTTATTTTTCTGAGCCATAATTCCACGTCGTAACAGGAAATTCCGAGGTGCACTTGAATGCCGCAGCAGAGctgcaagaagaagaaaagatggAGGAATACCCGACAAAACAAGTGTCCGAAAACCTCGACGACCCTCCCAATAGTCGACTGTTCGTGGTCGCGAGTCGGTGTGTAACCGAAGAGGAGCTTCGGGAAAGCTTTTCTAGATTTGGGGACATTCAGGGTGTTTGGGTGGTCAAAGACAAGCAGACAAAGGAGTCCAAAGGTATCTGCTATGTCAAGTTCGCTAGGTCCTCTCAGGCCTGCTTGGCCATGGAAGAAATGCACGGAAAAGTGTTATTGGAAGGGAATAAACCTATAAAGGTAGGTTTAATGACAAAGCCAACAAGCAGTTATGTCTCTACAGAAGCAGTGCTATCTGTATGCGTTTGTATTGCGTTACTTTGAGCTGAAACGGTCGTCTATAACATactaacatgctaacatgctagCTACAAAATAGGCCTTGGCGTGTTCACAAACGCAACGTTTTCAGTTTTCTAATGAAGTCCAGCAAATTTTAACACTTGTTAATGATGTGTTTTAACTAATTCTTTTCGACCGAGGTGaaagatttattttcattgtggTAGATTCAAGCATGAAAACCGAGTGTTGTTGCACGAGGGCGTGTTTGGGCTTTCACGATATCTCAGACCTCCATAACATGTGATCAACACTGCATCCATTCACTGCATTTCTTTTTGGGAAGACTAGGTCAACATTACCACCTATTTGTGAGACCTTTATTATTCTTTCTGTGGGTTGAAGAGCAAGCAATGCCATTCAGATAGATGGAGAGCTTTAGAtctgaaaaaacaacaatgtttctgcaatattttaaagaaaagcatTAGATTAACTTTAAACCAAGTGCtcgtgttgttttgtttgtggttTAATTGCCTCATTCTCTGTTCAGTGAGTGGAATCTAAGCTGTGTCTGGATTTGTTGAACGTCGGCACAGAATGTTTGCAGACATGTTTTAGGTAGTTTTATACTGACTTGAAGTGCTCTGCCAATAATGTATCAGACTGTAGGTCAAGGATTTCAAGCTAATCATCAGTGGGAGCCTTATCCACAGTGCAAGTGATCGGCTAATGATGTGGCTTCTTTtccccagctggttgaggcggatggccacccttcctgagtctggttctgccagaggtttcttcctgttaaaagggagtcgtttctctccacagttgcctcaggcacgctcaggccgggagattggaccgaaaaacaaaaagttttcagtgcaatctgttggttttcttagctaggaaattgtttttgaattggctctatatgaacaaattggattattttatgaattatgattattattaattgattgaattccaattggcttgaattggacttactatctaagtgccttgagatgacatttgttgtatttggcgctatataaataaaaatgaattgaattgaaatttctGTGTTGGTTATCCTCCAGCTGGCTGTAAAGAAACTGCAGCTTTCTCAGAGCGTGTTTTTAGGAAAGCAGAGTCGACAATCACTGATAAACTCTAGATAAACTCACCATCTGAGGATGATCTACTGTCACAAAGCTGGCTTTGACTCCATCCCAGGATGTGTAAAGCTTCAGATGTCCATGCTCTTTCTTCATCCGTCAACTTAATGTAGTTTTCTCCGTGTTATGTCTGGAAATGGCATTTCAAATGATAATCCTTGCACACGGCTCTACCTTTGACACCAGTTAATAAAAACCTATAAGTCAATGTCTTGTTAAACACTCTGCATCTTGTATTaatctttctgttctttttttttttttttttttttaacgtgagATGACATTTTTGAGGAAACCATCAGGCGTCAcacataaaacatttaaaccGATTGATCTTTGATGGAATCTTGTCTGTTTCAGGTTTAACTCACTGGACTCACAGTCTGTATTTATGGATGCGTGACCGGGGTTATTTGTGTTCATTTAGTTTCTCTCTGTGGTCGGTTGTGCAGGTGTTTATTGCTCAGTCGAGAAATTCAACAAGACACAGAGACGTTGAGGATGAGGAACTGACCAGGATTTTTGTCATGATTCCCAAAACCTTCACAGAAGAAGACCTCAAAGACACATTCAAAGTAAGCACGCCCTTTTGTAGCTTTGCCACACACATGAATGAATGTTTATACATTCTCAAACTCAAAACCGCAGGCCTTAAACAGCCATCTGTTCCCACCGCTTTAATGAATAAAGACGTATAACGACTTCTTACATCTGCTTGTTTCCCTTGTTTATCTCCCTCAGGAGTATGGGGATATTGAGTATTGTGTGATCATCAAAAACAAGTTAACAGGGGAAAGTAAAGGACTGGGTTACGTGAGATACTACAAACCCTCCCAGGCTGCACTTGCAATAGAGAACTGCGACAAAAGTAAGTCTGTCATTATTTTGTTGGTTCATTAAAAGCAAGCAGCAgcacaaagaaggaaaaatgGACTCTTGGTTCAtctttaaaaactaaacatcTGTGATAAAATGAAGGAAATGTGTAGTaatatttcatgtgtttttattcattagGACATTGTGTTGAGCTTATATTTGCTGTCTTTAGCTTACAGAGCCATCCTGGCTGAACCTCGCTCCAAAGCAAACACATCAGAAGATtacacaggaggaggaggaggaggaggaaacagaGGGGATTACGCCAACAGTGCAGAGTCCATGAACCAGTACGCCTTACCTATGGGTATGCATGTTGTTAACACCCGTATTCCGGAAGAAAAGATTTGAATTGATGATTGAACTCCCTCAAGCTTTTTGAGAATTTTCACGTTTTAGCATAAAATTAGCGTAAAATGGCAACAATCTTGTTTTCAAAGCAGAATTTGACTGATCTCTTCCACAAATGTTGCTGACCCTGGGGTTGTTTTGTACAGCTGACCATGGGAACTACAATCCAAACGTCATGGACTACCGCTCTGGTGACTACTCGCGCTCTGTGATGATGTCGACCCGCGCCGCGCTCACCCAGGAGCAGATCTTTGCTTTGTTTGACATTATCCCCGGCATGGAGTACTGCGAGCTGCAGAGAGACTCTTACGGAATGAGCAAAGGTGAGAAGAGAAACACCAAGTTTGGGCTTCGGATGTCTTGAGATCTACAGTTTAAGTATGTTGCAAAAGTAAATTTTCAAAGTATACGGTGAGACTCGGAGCAGTACTCCTCTTTGTTCACCTTCAAGCTTGTGTTCCCTCTGGAGAAGTAGCTGCAAATCTGCAGGAATCATACAACTAGATACACGTCATGTGGTGTTAAACTTTAAGCTCCACAGAGCGCTGAATCCGCCAACAACAATGTCTTTGCAAAGTCATTACCTTTAGTTCCACAGCTGCAGTTACGCTCATCCAAAGGGACGTTTTCTCAGTCCAGCATGTGCAGCTCCCACTCTCTGAAGCAATGATTGCTGCCTCTCAGCTGAGCTCTTACAGCGTTTACAGTCGTTGTACCTTCTTGGATTTTCATGGGTGGTTCAGATACTTTTAGAGATGGACCGGCTCGCACCTTCTTccctttctcctgtttttttcaaacctgccTTAACTATAACGTGGCGGGTTTAAACTTCACATAAGACTCGCAAACATTCAACTAAATCTCCACTTATCCCTTAATCTGCATATATAAAGAAAACCCAGTTTCCAAGAGTTATCCGGTCCCCAAAAATCAAACTGTATCTCCAAATTAAACTTATTAAGATGAATAAAATCTTATTAAACTGGTTACTATTTGGAAATAAATTTAGTTACCATTTGATGATCTTGTGCACCTATCAGATACCCACAGTTTGTTTGGTGTAAGATCTGTTGCTAACATTTATTTAGCATGTCGGCTCTGTGAGCTCCTCTGAGGATGAATTCCTCTTTACCACATGGTGGCTTGATAATGCTTGTCGATATGCTAATATGCTGTCTCTAATCCGTGCAGTTTGTGGGTGATGCTGTGGTTCTTTGAGATAACTGAAAGTATTCCCTGTAAAATAAGTCTTTTCTGTGTGTCTCGTGCTTCCAGGTCATGCTTTGATTCGCTACGGTAATCTTGGATCAGCGGTTTATGCCAAAGAAAAGCTGAATGGCTTTGAGTATCCACCTGGTAACAGACTTGTAGTGACCTTCTTTGATGACGGAGAGGACCGCAGCAGGTACACACTTCCACTCAGTGGCTGCAGAAGGCTCAGAAGTCAGTGAAGGCTTGCCTGTCAAAGCTAATATTTCCATTAATTTAAAGAATTGGACTGAAGATTATACCTGACCTCATCTGTACCTCCTCTCAGGCATATTTTATTTGTTGAATATTCATTGGTGCATGTGTTTGTAGTCTTCTGTGGGCCACAGTGACCAGGCAGTTGTTTTCCAGAGCACCATGGCACCATGGCTATGCTGTATTTACCTGTGTCCTCTGTATAGCTGAGGTGGTTTCCGTTAAACAGAGAACGGATAGCTGACCGGGAGTGATTATTAACATGCAAACAAGGCTGAAATCATTCTGGGCAATATAGTAcatctttaaaggataagaccgtttttttttacattgggcccttgatttcacattataacatgatgttctactcacccctgcttgttgttggtcatttggagctgttccgaagatattcgagaggcgtctggctgctctcttgagatattcggccatgaaacggtttcctatgggcaagcttatacaggcacaaactatgctgtttataatttattaattactgtacactagcactgataacgtggaggtgcgtcgcttacttaaaaaaatccgggttattgtaattttgattttttttgtcgtaaagtgggtgttactgacgtcctcgtggtgctactgccacagacagcccacagacctgctgcctatttattcattcggctaaaattcaaaattagtaacccggatttttttaagtaagcgacgcacctccacgttatcagtgctagtgtacagtaattaataaattataaacagcatagtttgtgcctgtataagcttgcccataggaaaccgtttcatggccgaatatctcaagagagcagccagacgcctctcaaatatcttcggaacagctccaaatgaccaacaacaagcaggggtgagtagaacatcatgttataatgtgaaatcaagggcccaatgtcaaaaaaacggtcttatcctttaactgtggtattttgagcatgtttggttctgtttgcatATAAAATTATCATAACAGGAGAATTGTACACTGAAGTCTGCTTTTAACAGTTTTGACCGTTCTCTAATTGATTTAATGTCTCAAACTGAACAAGCCACTGACCTGGTTAATG
This window harbors:
- the rbm45 gene encoding RNA-binding protein 45 isoform X1, translating into MEEYPTKQVSENLDDPPNSRLFVVASRCVTEEELRESFSRFGDIQGVWVVKDKQTKESKGICYVKFARSSQACLAMEEMHGKVLLEGNKPIKVFIAQSRNSTRHRDVEDEELTRIFVMIPKTFTEEDLKDTFKEYGDIEYCVIIKNKLTGESKGLGYVRYYKPSQAALAIENCDKTYRAILAEPRSKANTSEDYTGGGGGGGNRGDYANSAESMNQYALPMADHGNYNPNVMDYRSGDYSRSVMMSTRAALTQEQIFALFDIIPGMEYCELQRDSYGMSKGHALIRYGNLGSAVYAKEKLNGFEYPPGNRLVVTFFDDGEDRSSPVGRMAMQFVAAQMMSSGWNGAPSSQMMKPPQSYSPVSPVSRIQTDASLPPMKKLAPPDSKSKERLFVVFSPNPLPLDVLEDIFCRFGSLIEVHLVPGRKVGYMKYADKQCADEALAVLHGRVVNGVKMKVMLADPPREESHKRPRTY
- the rbm45 gene encoding RNA-binding protein 45 isoform X2 produces the protein MEEYPTKQVSENLDDPPNSRLFVVASRCVTEEELRESFSRFGDIQGVWVVKDKQTKESKGICYVKFARSSQACLAMEEMHGKVLLEGNKPIKVFIAQSRNSTRHRDVEDEELTRIFVMIPKTFTEEDLKDTFKEYGDIEYCVIIKNKLTGESKGLGYVRYYKPSQAALAIENCDKTYRAILAEPRSKANTSEDYTGGGGGGGNRGDYANSAESMNQYALPMADHGNYNPNVMDYRSGDYSRSVMMSTRAALTQEQIFALFDIIPGMEYCELQRDSYGMSKGHALIRYGNLGSAVYAKEKLNGFEYPPGNRLVVTFFDDGEDRSSPVGRMAMQFVAAQMMSSGWNGAPSSQMMKPPSYSPVSPVSRIQTDASLPPMKKLAPPDSKSKERLFVVFSPNPLPLDVLEDIFCRFGSLIEVHLVPGRKVGYMKYADKQCADEALAVLHGRVVNGVKMKVMLADPPREESHKRPRTY